The proteins below are encoded in one region of Terriglobia bacterium:
- a CDS encoding CHAT domain-containing protein — protein MRPKPNADCEKERDLQEVAAQMASPETSTRVLQHASQCDYCGSLLKQYLEDFSEELSPEIEMIIAQMPSAQPQWQQKKATDLAASVRPLWRKILVRVFPPREDGKPSFFPIRATAGALATLLVGIGITRGPAIMNWWQLWQAKGTISAAYAQKRTIPGRLTGVKAGPLDQGVQTMGSGEVEDLGWKLNKAVAMLPSSLASGDKVDPRWLQIEGRILLLKYPHNPEKAEQSFLRAQSMGMKDFSLDIDLAVTHFEEEKLRAEQDPKKHKPDFRKTTDELEKVLASTNPAPTPEERKTALYNLALTYQTENKLDLAIPKWEEYLKADPAGAWADDVRRHLEDDNKKKAPPHAVYLNLFDYNQHVREPAVSRDVEQYLPIGFERGWLRQAFEGPASEAGKAARNIAENLRQQHSDPMLADLLSSVGQGRLPKVRALNAAFASNSKQTEAFDCPGKNGEDERLAAIRALSAAFADNKNDKQTEAIGCSRKAAELFRRSGNPAGELLAQYQEIYALQRELNSAKCLEQVEKVLPRVDATPYHWLRGQLALEKAICATREFKSKSAQDGLDASSIQAEKFPELSLRIIGAEAGLDRLNHYYLQAWRTASEGLAQCWKDSCSPERYYQFYAVMRLIAADSGYLHASEAYLRKSIEIFETSVGPDDFRFQALLYTALANLQWELGEDAAAEATSRHARELIERAKDGKAAIPVFLEVPAIELADFELRRHQWSQALSTLQQLGNKPQTQDSFVQLDFYRVRGDAKLQSGGFNEATEDYQHGLDVAQEFFKHSTDEDTRLRWVLATNKIYAGIVQILLKKGQSEKALAVWEWSKSRLLDRENRHLLGIEEAGSLSLPPTAYPHIVYASFEDQMQIWLVKNGRTVGESVHLKQVELLGSIRDFNMNCRNRNSLESEVERQGAELYKLFLRPVIADLPASGTVAIEFDDAFPSFAIDALKTPAGSDFGDGRVVLHSPGILAEIFLRESGPLKPKEKFLVADASPTGDEALRGHALPAGAISQTYSNEVLMGTDLTPQKLDQKMQTSAALLVVSHGMLGDEGIGLKMSEDWSLQAKDFTPQRLHKMSLVVLAACSSGFSENGLGGPDSLVRSLLAGGVPNVIASRWDVDSQSTGELFESFYTFLAQGETPARALQHARRAFRKAHPERTHPYYWAGFYLTGKAN, from the coding sequence ATGAGGCCAAAGCCAAACGCCGACTGCGAGAAAGAAAGGGATTTGCAGGAAGTGGCCGCACAGATGGCCTCTCCTGAAACTTCCACCCGCGTTCTGCAACATGCATCGCAGTGCGATTACTGTGGCTCCCTCCTGAAACAGTACCTGGAAGATTTTTCCGAGGAACTTTCACCCGAGATTGAGATGATCATCGCTCAGATGCCTTCGGCGCAGCCGCAATGGCAGCAGAAAAAAGCGACGGATCTCGCCGCCAGCGTCCGCCCCCTCTGGAGAAAGATACTTGTACGGGTGTTTCCTCCCAGAGAAGACGGCAAGCCTTCTTTCTTTCCCATACGCGCCACCGCGGGAGCCTTGGCCACCTTGCTTGTGGGGATCGGGATCACGCGCGGGCCGGCGATTATGAATTGGTGGCAACTCTGGCAGGCCAAGGGGACGATCTCCGCTGCTTACGCGCAAAAGCGGACGATCCCGGGGCGATTGACCGGAGTGAAGGCTGGTCCACTCGATCAAGGCGTCCAAACGATGGGTTCCGGAGAAGTGGAGGACCTGGGCTGGAAGCTGAACAAAGCCGTAGCCATGCTTCCCTCCAGTTTGGCTTCCGGTGACAAAGTAGACCCGCGATGGTTACAGATCGAAGGACGCATTCTCCTGCTGAAGTATCCCCATAATCCGGAAAAGGCGGAGCAGTCCTTCCTGCGGGCGCAGTCCATGGGGATGAAGGATTTCAGCCTGGACATCGACCTGGCTGTCACTCACTTCGAAGAAGAAAAACTGCGTGCGGAGCAGGACCCCAAAAAGCACAAGCCGGACTTCAGGAAGACCACCGACGAACTGGAGAAAGTTCTTGCGAGCACCAATCCAGCGCCGACGCCAGAAGAAAGAAAGACAGCGTTGTATAACCTTGCGCTGACTTACCAAACAGAGAACAAGTTGGATTTGGCGATCCCCAAATGGGAAGAGTATCTGAAAGCTGATCCCGCGGGGGCCTGGGCGGACGATGTCCGGCGCCATCTGGAAGACGACAACAAGAAGAAAGCTCCCCCGCATGCGGTCTACCTGAATCTCTTCGACTATAACCAGCATGTCCGCGAGCCGGCAGTAAGCCGCGATGTGGAGCAGTATTTGCCGATCGGGTTCGAGCGGGGTTGGCTGCGGCAGGCATTCGAGGGCCCCGCGAGCGAAGCGGGAAAGGCCGCGCGCAACATCGCGGAGAATCTCAGGCAGCAGCATTCCGATCCCATGCTGGCGGATTTATTGAGTTCCGTGGGACAGGGCCGGCTTCCCAAAGTGCGGGCGTTGAACGCCGCTTTTGCCTCAAACAGCAAGCAGACAGAGGCCTTCGATTGCCCTGGCAAAAATGGGGAAGATGAGCGGCTGGCAGCCATTCGGGCGTTAAGCGCCGCTTTTGCGGACAATAAAAACGATAAGCAAACAGAGGCCATCGGCTGCTCACGGAAAGCTGCCGAACTCTTCCGCAGGAGTGGAAATCCTGCCGGTGAGTTGCTGGCGCAGTATCAGGAAATTTACGCATTGCAGAGGGAGCTGAATAGCGCCAAATGTCTGGAGCAAGTAGAAAAGGTCTTGCCCAGAGTCGACGCCACGCCCTACCATTGGCTGCGCGGGCAGCTCGCGCTGGAGAAAGCCATATGCGCTACCCGCGAGTTCAAGAGTAAGTCCGCCCAAGATGGCCTTGACGCCAGCAGCATCCAGGCCGAGAAATTTCCCGAACTCAGCCTTCGAATCATAGGAGCGGAAGCGGGATTAGACCGGCTGAACCATTATTATCTGCAGGCCTGGAGAACGGCGAGCGAGGGGCTGGCCCAATGCTGGAAGGACTCGTGTTCTCCCGAACGCTACTACCAGTTTTACGCCGTGATGCGGTTAATCGCCGCAGATTCCGGTTATCTGCACGCGTCTGAGGCGTATCTGCGCAAATCCATCGAGATCTTCGAGACCTCGGTTGGGCCAGATGATTTCAGGTTCCAGGCGCTCCTTTATACGGCGCTGGCGAACCTGCAGTGGGAGCTGGGCGAGGACGCTGCTGCGGAAGCCACGAGCCGGCACGCGCGGGAACTGATCGAAAGAGCTAAGGACGGGAAAGCCGCGATCCCTGTTTTTCTCGAGGTGCCGGCCATCGAACTGGCGGACTTTGAGTTGCGCCGCCACCAGTGGTCGCAGGCGCTCTCTACGCTGCAGCAGCTTGGCAACAAGCCACAAACCCAGGACAGTTTCGTCCAGCTGGATTTCTACCGTGTCCGGGGCGATGCCAAGCTACAGTCAGGCGGGTTTAACGAAGCCACCGAGGATTACCAGCACGGACTTGACGTGGCTCAGGAATTTTTCAAACACTCCACGGACGAAGACACGCGCTTAAGGTGGGTGCTCGCAACCAACAAAATCTATGCCGGCATTGTCCAGATTCTGCTGAAGAAAGGTCAAAGCGAGAAGGCCCTGGCCGTGTGGGAATGGTCAAAGAGCCGGCTTCTGGATCGGGAGAACCGCCACCTGCTGGGCATTGAGGAAGCGGGGTCGCTCTCACTCCCCCCGACCGCTTACCCGCATATCGTCTATGCAAGCTTTGAAGACCAGATGCAAATCTGGCTGGTTAAGAACGGACGCACGGTGGGAGAATCCGTTCACCTGAAGCAGGTCGAACTGCTGGGTAGCATCCGCGACTTCAATATGAATTGCCGCAATAGGAACTCGCTGGAAAGCGAAGTGGAAAGACAGGGAGCAGAGCTCTATAAGCTGTTTTTGCGGCCCGTGATCGCAGACCTGCCTGCTTCCGGTACAGTAGCGATAGAATTCGACGATGCATTCCCTTCCTTTGCCATTGACGCGCTGAAAACCCCCGCCGGCAGTGACTTTGGAGACGGCCGCGTCGTATTACACTCGCCCGGAATTCTGGCCGAGATATTCCTGCGCGAATCCGGGCCGTTGAAGCCGAAGGAAAAATTTCTGGTGGCGGACGCCTCACCGACCGGAGATGAGGCCTTACGCGGACACGCGCTGCCAGCGGGAGCAATCAGCCAGACCTATTCCAACGAAGTTCTTATGGGCACCGATCTGACTCCGCAGAAGCTGGACCAAAAGATGCAAACTAGCGCTGCCCTGCTGGTCGTGAGCCATGGCATGCTGGGCGACGAAGGAATAGGACTGAAAATGTCAGAGGATTGGTCATTGCAGGCAAAAGATTTCACTCCGCAGCGCCTGCACAAGATGAGTCTGGTGGTATTGGCGGCCTGTTCCAGCGGCTTTTCCGAAAACGGTCTTGGAGGGCCGGACAGCCTGGTGCGCTCATTGCTGGCTGGCGGCGTTCCCAATGTAATCGCCAGCCGCTGGGACGTCGATTCCCAAAGCACGGGCGAGCTTTTTGAGAGCTTTTACACCTTCCTGGCCCAGGGAGAAACACCGGCCCGGGCGCTTCAGCACGCTCGCCGCGCGTTTCGCAAGGCCCACCCTGAACGTACCCATCCTTATTACTGGGCCGGCTTCTACCTGACCGGCAAAGCCAATTAA
- the dnaE gene encoding DNA polymerase III subunit alpha, whose amino-acid sequence MSEFVHLHLHTDYSLLDGACGVPGLIKRVKDVGQTAVAMTDHGNIYGTVEFVDEATKAGIKPIVGCELYVCKKDDHRAPPEGDTYNHLLVLAENEEGYRNLIKITSEASMHGFYYKPRISKKFLAEHSKGLIGLSGCLAGEVCENLLEGKYDAARGAASFYREIFGKDNFFMEIQDQGLPEEHRIHADLMRIEKELGIPMVATNDSHYLCEDDAHAQDVLVCVQTGKSVNDTNRLKFHGNQFFVKTADEMKQLFNGREDVLKQSLAIAERCNFKLNKVKNPFPEFTVPDSYTLDSYFEHVAREGFARRWESLGVIEAAGRLKKSRTDYDQRLAREIAIIQQMKFSGYFLIVWDFIRYAREHSIPVGPGRGSAAGALVAYAMGITDIDPLQHELLFERFLNPERVSLPDIDIDFCMNRRGEVINYVTQKYGRENVAQIITFGTMAAKAAIKDVGRAMDIPYADVDRIAKMVPNTIGITLPQVLDDPGPLQEAYEKEIQVRELIDTALKLEGLVRNSGVHAAGVVISPKPLTELVPLHKTKNDEIVTAYDMKAIEKMGLLKMDFLGLTTLTILDDALKLIAQRGAAIDLEKIPLDDPKTYESVFHTGLTSGIFQFESGGMTDVLRRYKPNSIDDLTALNALYRPGPIQGGMIDDFIDRKWGRKKVEYELPQLEQLLRETLGVIVYQEQVMQIANVLAGYSLGEADLLRRAMGKKNIDEMTAQRQRFVKGAVERGFPEKKIVKIFDLMEQFAGYGFNKSHSAAYALLAYQTAYLKTHYPVEFMAALLTSQMGNTDNVVKYINECREMEIPVEPPNINVSDAYFTPHDNAIRFGLAAVKNVGRNAIESITSARKELGRFSSIFEFCEKVDLRLLNKRVLESLNKAGALDDFGYRAQIMAVLDKAMERAQKTQRDAEMGQHGLFGVFQEEESNGTGEKLPNVPEWDEHQRLANEKEVLGFFITGHPLEKYKDKLEDFRALSVETISAMTKGTDRDEINTAGMVSNVRVLKSRKGDLYAQAVLEDMTGTIEAVVFPDAYKRLATILKQEIPMLVRASVRVEEGSNPKVIITGLTPLEEAKPKLPRSIRIRVPLDTATEATVDALHAICDERKGEAKVLFDVERTGDFMVVMEAERYNICPDRSFIARVEELIGRGAVRVID is encoded by the coding sequence ATGTCTGAATTCGTCCATCTTCACCTTCATACTGATTACTCCCTGCTGGATGGGGCCTGCGGCGTCCCAGGCCTGATTAAGCGTGTGAAGGATGTCGGGCAGACCGCTGTGGCCATGACCGACCACGGAAATATTTATGGCACGGTGGAGTTTGTAGACGAGGCGACCAAAGCCGGCATCAAGCCGATCGTCGGGTGCGAGCTCTATGTCTGCAAGAAAGACGACCATCGGGCGCCGCCTGAAGGCGATACCTATAACCATCTGCTGGTGCTGGCGGAAAACGAAGAGGGCTATCGCAACCTGATCAAGATCACGTCGGAAGCCAGCATGCACGGCTTCTATTACAAGCCGCGCATCAGCAAAAAGTTTCTGGCGGAACACTCCAAAGGCCTCATTGGTTTGAGCGGCTGCCTGGCCGGCGAGGTCTGTGAAAACCTGCTGGAAGGGAAGTACGACGCCGCTCGCGGCGCTGCCAGCTTCTATCGTGAGATCTTCGGCAAAGACAATTTCTTCATGGAAATTCAGGACCAGGGCCTGCCCGAAGAGCACCGCATCCATGCCGACCTGATGCGCATAGAAAAAGAGCTCGGCATTCCCATGGTGGCCACCAATGACAGCCATTATCTCTGTGAAGACGATGCCCACGCGCAGGACGTGCTGGTCTGCGTCCAGACCGGCAAGTCGGTCAATGATACGAACCGGCTGAAGTTCCACGGCAACCAATTCTTTGTGAAGACCGCCGATGAGATGAAGCAGCTCTTCAACGGCCGGGAAGACGTGCTGAAGCAATCGCTGGCCATTGCCGAGCGCTGCAACTTCAAGCTGAACAAGGTCAAGAATCCTTTCCCCGAATTTACGGTTCCTGATAGTTACACGTTGGACAGCTACTTTGAGCACGTTGCGCGCGAAGGTTTTGCCCGGCGATGGGAAAGCCTGGGCGTGATTGAAGCCGCGGGCCGTTTGAAGAAGTCGCGCACTGACTATGACCAGCGCCTGGCGCGCGAAATCGCGATCATCCAGCAGATGAAGTTCTCAGGATACTTTCTGATCGTCTGGGACTTCATCCGCTACGCGCGTGAGCATTCCATTCCTGTCGGCCCAGGCCGCGGATCGGCTGCAGGAGCGCTCGTCGCTTACGCCATGGGCATCACGGATATTGATCCGCTCCAGCATGAGCTGCTGTTTGAGCGATTCCTGAATCCCGAGCGAGTGTCGCTGCCTGATATCGATATCGACTTCTGCATGAATCGCCGCGGAGAGGTCATCAACTACGTCACGCAGAAATACGGGCGTGAAAACGTGGCCCAGATCATCACCTTTGGCACCATGGCGGCCAAAGCGGCCATTAAAGACGTGGGCCGCGCCATGGATATTCCTTATGCGGACGTGGATCGCATTGCCAAAATGGTGCCCAACACCATCGGGATTACGCTGCCGCAGGTGCTCGATGACCCCGGCCCGCTTCAAGAAGCCTACGAGAAAGAAATTCAGGTACGTGAGCTGATTGATACCGCTCTCAAGTTGGAAGGGCTGGTACGAAACTCCGGCGTGCACGCCGCGGGCGTGGTGATCTCTCCCAAGCCGCTCACGGAACTGGTTCCGCTGCACAAAACGAAGAACGACGAAATCGTGACCGCCTATGACATGAAGGCGATCGAGAAGATGGGCCTGCTCAAGATGGACTTCCTGGGGCTCACCACGCTCACGATCCTCGATGATGCTCTCAAACTGATTGCGCAGCGCGGCGCGGCCATTGATCTGGAAAAGATTCCGCTCGACGATCCCAAGACTTACGAAAGCGTTTTTCACACCGGACTGACCTCCGGCATCTTCCAGTTTGAATCCGGCGGCATGACGGACGTGCTGCGGCGTTACAAGCCCAACTCGATTGACGACCTCACCGCGCTCAACGCGCTCTATCGTCCCGGCCCGATCCAGGGCGGCATGATTGATGATTTTATTGACCGCAAGTGGGGACGCAAGAAGGTCGAGTACGAGCTGCCGCAGCTGGAACAACTGCTGAGAGAGACGCTCGGCGTTATCGTCTATCAGGAACAGGTCATGCAGATTGCCAACGTACTGGCCGGATATTCACTGGGTGAGGCCGATCTGCTGCGTCGAGCGATGGGCAAGAAGAATATCGACGAAATGACAGCGCAACGCCAGCGTTTTGTAAAAGGCGCGGTGGAGCGGGGCTTCCCGGAAAAGAAGATTGTCAAAATCTTTGACCTGATGGAGCAGTTCGCCGGGTACGGATTCAACAAGTCGCATTCCGCGGCTTACGCTCTGCTGGCTTATCAGACGGCATATCTCAAGACGCATTATCCAGTGGAGTTCATGGCGGCGCTGCTGACATCGCAGATGGGCAACACGGACAACGTGGTTAAGTACATCAATGAATGCCGCGAGATGGAAATTCCCGTTGAGCCGCCCAACATCAACGTGAGCGACGCTTATTTCACGCCGCACGATAACGCCATCCGTTTTGGACTTGCGGCAGTCAAGAACGTTGGACGTAACGCGATTGAATCGATCACCTCGGCACGCAAAGAGCTTGGACGGTTCAGCTCGATCTTTGAATTTTGCGAGAAAGTCGATCTCCGCCTGCTGAACAAGCGCGTATTGGAATCTCTGAACAAGGCTGGCGCACTGGATGACTTTGGCTATCGCGCACAAATCATGGCCGTATTGGACAAAGCCATGGAGCGGGCGCAGAAGACGCAACGCGACGCGGAAATGGGCCAGCATGGTTTGTTTGGCGTGTTTCAGGAAGAAGAGTCGAACGGCACAGGCGAGAAGCTGCCCAACGTTCCTGAATGGGATGAGCATCAGCGCCTTGCCAATGAAAAAGAAGTGCTCGGCTTCTTCATCACCGGTCACCCTCTGGAGAAGTATAAAGACAAACTGGAAGATTTTCGTGCCCTATCGGTCGAAACCATCAGCGCCATGACCAAGGGAACGGACCGCGACGAGATCAACACCGCCGGTATGGTTTCCAACGTGCGCGTGCTGAAATCGCGCAAGGGCGATCTTTACGCGCAAGCCGTTCTGGAAGACATGACCGGGACCATTGAAGCCGTGGTCTTCCCCGACGCCTATAAACGGCTGGCAACCATCCTGAAGCAGGAAATTCCCATGCTGGTGCGCGCAAGCGTGCGCGTGGAAGAAGGCTCAAATCCCAAGGTCATCATCACCGGGCTTACCCCGCTGGAAGAAGCCAAGCCCAAGCTGCCGCGCTCTATACGCATCCGCGTGCCGCTGGATACCGCTACGGAAGCCACCGTGGACGCCCTGCATGCCATTTGTGATGAGCGCAAAGGCGAGGCCAAGGTGTTGTTTGACGTGGAACGTACCGGCGACTTCATGGTAGTGATGGAAGCGGAAAGATATAATATTTGTCCAGACCGCAGTTTTATTGCGCGCGTGGAAGAATTGATAGGTCGCGGCGCGGTCAGGGTCATTGATTAG
- a CDS encoding acetyl-CoA carboxylase carboxyltransferase subunit alpha: MDPAVKAQRQLEVIEGQVAQLETRAGADHEARLQLKHLQHQINFLREQIRLHVNAWQKTELARHSQRPFTMDYVDRLFTDWSEIHGDRGFGDDVAIMCGMARYRGENVMVIGHQKGRDTKQRVYRNFGQANPEGYRKALRCMKMAEKFGRPIFTFVDTPGAYPGLGAEERGQAEAIARNLREMARIEVPIITTITGEGGSGGALAIAVADRVFMMENSVYSVISPEGCASIMWRDASKKEIAAQALRITAPDLKEMAIIDEIIPEPDGGAHLDHDAAAALVDEVLFKHFNELKHQPVQQLLDGRYKKFRQMAQFYTE, from the coding sequence TTGGATCCAGCAGTGAAAGCGCAGCGCCAGTTAGAGGTCATTGAAGGGCAGGTTGCCCAGTTAGAAACGCGCGCCGGCGCTGACCATGAAGCCCGCCTGCAATTGAAGCACCTGCAACACCAGATCAATTTTCTGCGCGAACAGATACGCCTTCACGTAAATGCCTGGCAAAAGACAGAGCTGGCCCGGCACTCTCAGCGTCCCTTCACCATGGACTACGTGGACCGCCTTTTCACCGACTGGAGTGAGATCCACGGTGATCGCGGTTTTGGCGACGACGTGGCAATCATGTGCGGCATGGCACGTTATCGCGGCGAAAACGTAATGGTCATTGGCCATCAGAAAGGCCGTGATACCAAGCAGCGCGTTTACCGCAATTTCGGACAGGCCAATCCGGAAGGTTATCGCAAGGCGCTGCGCTGCATGAAGATGGCCGAAAAATTTGGCCGTCCTATCTTTACGTTTGTCGATACTCCTGGCGCATATCCCGGTCTGGGAGCAGAAGAGCGCGGCCAGGCGGAAGCTATTGCGCGCAACCTGCGGGAGATGGCGCGAATTGAAGTGCCAATCATCACCACCATCACAGGCGAAGGAGGCAGCGGCGGCGCGCTGGCCATTGCCGTGGCGGACCGCGTCTTCATGATGGAGAACTCGGTTTATTCCGTTATTTCGCCTGAAGGTTGCGCTTCCATCATGTGGCGCGATGCGTCCAAGAAGGAGATCGCGGCGCAGGCGTTGCGTATTACGGCCCCTGATCTGAAGGAAATGGCAATCATCGACGAGATCATTCCCGAGCCCGACGGCGGCGCGCACCTGGACCATGACGCCGCAGCCGCCCTGGTGGATGAAGTCCTTTTCAAGCATTTTAACGAGCTGAAACACCAGCCGGTGCAGCAGCTCCTTGACGGCCGTTACAAAAAGTTCCGCCAGATGGCCCAGTTTTATACGGAATAA